Proteins co-encoded in one Sus scrofa isolate TJ Tabasco breed Duroc chromosome 14, Sscrofa11.1, whole genome shotgun sequence genomic window:
- the RAB4A gene encoding ras-related protein Rab-4A isoform X2 has protein sequence MSVTRSYYRGAAGALLVYDITSRETYNALTNWLTDARMLASQNIVIILCGNKKDLDADREVTFLEASRFAQENELMFLETSALTGENVEEAFVQCARKILNKIESGELDPERMGSGIQYGDAALRQLRSPRRAQAPSAQECGC, from the exons at GTCTGTGACGCGAAGCTACTATAGAGGTGCAGCAGGGGCGCTCCTGGTCTATGACATTACCAG CCGAGAAACCTACAATGCGCTTACTAATTGGTTAACAGATGCCAGAATGCTAGCGAGTCAGAACATTGTGATCATCCTCTGTGGGAACAAGAAGGACCTGGACGCTGATCGTGAAGTCACTTTCTTAGAAGCCTCCAGATTTGCTCAAGAAAACG AGCTGATGTTTTTGGAAACAAGTGCACTAACAGGGGAGAACGTAGAAGAGGCCTTTGTACAGTGTGCAAGAAAAATACTTAACAAAATTGAATCAG GTGAGCTGGACCCAGAAAGGATGGGCTCAGGAATTCAGTACGGAGATGCTGCCTTGAGGCAGCTGCGGTCTCCGCGTCGCGCACAGGCCCCAAGTGCTCAGGAGTGCGGCTGTTGA
- the RAB4A gene encoding ras-related protein Rab-4A isoform X3, whose product MTLPDARMLASQNIVIILCGNKKDLDADREVTFLEASRFAQENELMFLETSALTGENVEEAFVQCARKILNKIESGELDPERMGSGIQYGDAALRQLRSPRRAQAPSAQECGC is encoded by the exons ATGACATTACCAG ATGCCAGAATGCTAGCGAGTCAGAACATTGTGATCATCCTCTGTGGGAACAAGAAGGACCTGGACGCTGATCGTGAAGTCACTTTCTTAGAAGCCTCCAGATTTGCTCAAGAAAACG AGCTGATGTTTTTGGAAACAAGTGCACTAACAGGGGAGAACGTAGAAGAGGCCTTTGTACAGTGTGCAAGAAAAATACTTAACAAAATTGAATCAG GTGAGCTGGACCCAGAAAGGATGGGCTCAGGAATTCAGTACGGAGATGCTGCCTTGAGGCAGCTGCGGTCTCCGCGTCGCGCACAGGCCCCAAGTGCTCAGGAGTGCGGCTGTTGA
- the RAB4A gene encoding ras-related protein Rab-4A isoform X1 has translation MSQTAMSETYDFLFKFLVIGNAGTGKSCLLHQFIEKKFKDDSNHTIGVEFGSKIINVGGKYVKLQIWDTAGQERFRSVTRSYYRGAAGALLVYDITSRETYNALTNWLTDARMLASQNIVIILCGNKKDLDADREVTFLEASRFAQENELMFLETSALTGENVEEAFVQCARKILNKIESGELDPERMGSGIQYGDAALRQLRSPRRAQAPSAQECGC, from the exons attttttgtttaaattcttgGTTATTGGAAATGCAGGAACTGGCAAGTCTTGCTTGCTTCATCAGTTTATTGAGAAAAAat tcaaaGATGACTCAAATCATACAATAGGAGTGGAATTTGGTTCAAAGATAATAAATGTTGGTGGTAAATATGTAAAGTTACAGATATGGGACACAGCAGGCCAAGAACGATTCAG GTCTGTGACGCGAAGCTACTATAGAGGTGCAGCAGGGGCGCTCCTGGTCTATGACATTACCAG CCGAGAAACCTACAATGCGCTTACTAATTGGTTAACAGATGCCAGAATGCTAGCGAGTCAGAACATTGTGATCATCCTCTGTGGGAACAAGAAGGACCTGGACGCTGATCGTGAAGTCACTTTCTTAGAAGCCTCCAGATTTGCTCAAGAAAACG AGCTGATGTTTTTGGAAACAAGTGCACTAACAGGGGAGAACGTAGAAGAGGCCTTTGTACAGTGTGCAAGAAAAATACTTAACAAAATTGAATCAG GTGAGCTGGACCCAGAAAGGATGGGCTCAGGAATTCAGTACGGAGATGCTGCCTTGAGGCAGCTGCGGTCTCCGCGTCGCGCACAGGCCCCAAGTGCTCAGGAGTGCGGCTGTTGA